Sequence from the Puntigrus tetrazona isolate hp1 chromosome 11, ASM1883169v1, whole genome shotgun sequence genome:
CAAtaacaaattagttttaaaaatgtcagtgcttttaaaagaagtgtttaatgtttacaaaggttgaatttatttgattaaatatcatttaaaaattgtgtgtatatatatatatatatatatatatatatatatatatatatatatatatatatatatattaacaaaactgAATAACCCAAAATTCAGACAAGAACAAACAGATTTAGTTcaacaaaatgcaaataatacacTATTAGTTTCTTTCCCACAGCAacatctcatatatatatatatatatatatatatatatatatatatatgtatgaataggTAATTACTATAATAAGATCTCTGTGCTTAATTGTCAAGCAGTCacagcataaaaacacaaaacaaaacatgcctATTTCCTTATACTTAACAGCTTTCGTGAGATTCACTTATTAAGTGAAAGAGGAGATTTTTCGGTTTGCTAAACACAGATGTGCgtcattcagtgtttttgtaattCACGTCAGCGCGGTCTGAGCAGGCAACTCAAATTTCTCCAGACTATGGCAAAATACGAGTCTATTACACTGGAAAGATCTGACAAGAAAAACCAGTGGCCTTCCAGAAGTCACAAGCAAAGCTAATCTGAAACCGGCAAATAAACTGCCTACACTGCAGAAACCATTGCTGCATATGccattttgtttattgttgCCTAGCgttttacattatacataattaaGTCGCCGTTCAATCTTAAAGCTAATTGATGTTGTGATCTATACATATTGTCTTCTCACAGCTAAAGTCGAACAGtgctattattttatagttctgaacaaacacacaatgtTGACTGAAGGGGTGTAATATTCTGTCACACATCCTGGTATCAACGGTCGTGATCACAAGGCTGAAACTGGTTGGCACACAAGCTACTCGAGTAAAGAAGCTCTAGTaaaattttgaagaaaaacggcacaaataaaaaaaaggaccTTATGATTCATAATGCGATATTTAGGGTCTTCTGAATCCGTTTGGTATCTTCGAGTGACCAAGAGAATGCACCAGACACCATAAAGTAATGCTTGTAGAAATATTCCAATATAGCTAAACAGCTTAATTCATCATTGCAGAGTTTGAAGAGTGGATAATCTGGACATGCATGGCAGGATCTCGCAGTTGTTCTTGATTAATGCATTGACATGTGGTCTGGAGGTATGTTTGGCTGCTGGGACCATCTACATCCCACCAATGCTGCTGGAGGCAGGGGTGGAGGAACGATTCATGACCATGGTACTGGGTAAGTCACTTCACAAGAGGACATTCTTTAGAGATCAGTGGTGTGGCCTAGCTATTAAAGATCTGGACTGACAACCAAACCATTTGAAGGTGCTGGTATGAAATTGCGGGCACGTGTAGAAATAGCCTAGCACCAAAACAGAGAATGCTTCTGCGTTCATAGCCCACTGTGtcacaaatatgtaaaatacgAGATGTCAAACACAGattaaaaagtttcttaaaGCACAAGTGTGTCTGACATGAGGCGAGAAAGGTGTGTTGCGGCGCTATTCAGCGCTCTTTGGACGCTGacgtaaaaacaaacacaattgaTTCACAAATTTTAATGGATCGTTCAAATATCCTTCTGACAAATCTTTTACTGAGTTAactaaaaattaatcaaatccaCCAGACTGGTTACTAAAACATATGACACATTTTTATCAAGAAACTGGTCCATTACGTGAAGATTGCGTAACCTACATCAAGTTCACGTATTTATGGTtatatttgaccaaaaaaaaaaaaacgtcaatgCATTGACACTTGCATCTCTGGGCTTCAAAAGTTCTTAATGGCAGcccttaaaacaaacaaacaaaaaacccagcatatgctggttttgAATCTGAGATGCTAGCTGGTCCTTTTCTGGTAACCTAACCAGTATATGCTGTTTTATTCAAAACGCACAGATATATTGATCTCCTTGTGATCTCCACATTTGATGCTTTATGTCTTCActgggttttgtttttatgtttccaGCTGTGGGACCCGTGCTGGGGCTGATCGTCGTCCCTCTAATTGGTTCGGCGAGTGACAGCTTGAGAAATAAATATGGTCGCAGACGTCCCTTCATATGGGTGCTGTGCACGGGCGTCCTGCTCGGCCTCTTGATCATCCCACAGACATCCACCCTTGTCACCCTGCTCACAAAACAACAACGCCATTGGCTGGAGGTCCCGCTGCTGGTGCTCGCCATTTGTTTGATGGAATTTTGCGGTCAGGCCTGCTTCACACCTTTGGAGGCCTTGGTTTCTGACCTCTTTCCTGGAGAAGAGGAGAGTCGCAAGGCTTTCTCCGTCTACTCCCTCATGCTCAGTCTGGGTGGATGCATTGGCTACCTTCTGCCAGCTGTTGACTGGACCGCTTCGGATACCGTGGTCTACTTGGGTGGACAAGAGGCCTTCATCTACGTTGTTCTGACCATCATTTTTCTCGCCTGTTTGATGGGTACGGCCTTCATCTCTGAGGAGCAGACGGGACGAGAACGTCTGGTAGAACCTGAGGTTTTCAGAAGGCATGAAAACCTGAAGTCTTGCTGCTGCCCTTGTGTGACATTCCCCAGATTTCTGCTTTTGCGAAGGACATTCTCGAGTCTCCTTTCTGTGGTTCCCCGACTCTACTCGCTGTGTAGTCGCATGCCAAAAGTCATTGCAAGGCTGTTTGTCGCTGAGTTGTGCAGCTGGATGGCACTTATGTCCTTTATGCTCTTCTACACAGACTTTGTTGGAGAGGGATTGTATAACGGGGTTCCCAGTGATGAGCCAGGCTCCACGGGGAGGATACGCTACGATGAAGGTGTTTTAtctgtaatatatacattaaacagTATATCTCAAAAGTGCTTCaaacagaataaatatacatgagAAGCAACACTGCACTTGGCATAATTTGTTTTAAGAGTATCTTTAATAAGAGCATAtgtatgtactttttttcttcacttttcttcactttatattttaacagcagGGGGGCggatgtaaacaaaatatgtttatatttaagatgAGACTACACTCACGTTTTTTTAGTTGGTGttagcatgtcgctaagctAATagctagtgctgtcaaatggttaatcaaaaagattttgtttaaataacaaatatgggtgtatatatatatatatatattatatatatatatatatatatatataaatacccacacacatgcatgtatatatttaagaaaaatatgtaagtttatatattacatatatacatcaattctataaatataaatatatacatgtaacatttttcaaaacatatgcAGTATGCATGTGTCTTTACATcagaaatatgcacagtacacccacatttattatgtgaacaaaaacatttattttggatgtgattaatctcgattaatcatttgaaggCACTactaatatagtaaatatattcacacatttttattagtatcaATATTAGccttaatgttattataatattacttttaaaaatataggtTTATAAtagaatgtatttattactatttattacacagacaaacacaaataagctgttttcaaaattaataataataataataatacaaaaaatcaatagtaatgttttatatatggaATCTAAATGTTTCTGTGCTATTTTTATGTTACTCCAGGTGTGCGAATGGCCAGCCTGGGTCTTTTCCTCCAGTGTGTGACCTCTGTGATCTTCTCAGTGCTTATGGAGCGTCTGGTGTTGTGTATTGGAGTCAGAAAGCTGTACTTGAGCAGTGTGATTCT
This genomic interval carries:
- the LOC122354605 gene encoding solute carrier family 45 member 3; the encoded protein is MHGRISQLFLINALTCGLEVCLAAGTIYIPPMLLEAGVEERFMTMVLAVGPVLGLIVVPLIGSASDSLRNKYGRRRPFIWVLCTGVLLGLLIIPQTSTLVTLLTKQQRHWLEVPLLVLAICLMEFCGQACFTPLEALVSDLFPGEEESRKAFSVYSLMLSLGGCIGYLLPAVDWTASDTVVYLGGQEAFIYVVLTIIFLACLMGTAFISEEQTGRERLVEPEVFRRHENLKSCCCPCVTFPRFLLLRRTFSSLLSVVPRLYSLCSRMPKVIARLFVAELCSWMALMSFMLFYTDFVGEGLYNGVPSDEPGSTGRIRYDEGVRMASLGLFLQCVTSVIFSVLMERLVLCIGVRKLYLSSVILLVVSTATMTVSHNIILVTIMAAATGYTFCTLQILPYTLTCLYHSNTQVFFSTEKRKIPLREEDVMLIRSGMPSLTKQKRTNGCISGYPGTTNPFQNNLKNSQSLDLHVSVTLEPQPSAVRGMGTDIAILDSAYLLSQVVPSLLMGSIVQLFQSVTAYMACASLLSLVAMYFSRKIVFEKADIDSR